One part of the Phragmites australis chromosome 3, lpPhrAust1.1, whole genome shotgun sequence genome encodes these proteins:
- the LOC133913647 gene encoding leucine aminopeptidase, with the protein MAPVDPHSYTDGAHPVVSHAALAFYLDFTASTIHASALLTLSAPHSGDLLLDTRALAVHSASTASDPPDPILFSLATAPDPVLGSALTLTLPPDTSSFRLTFSTSPAASALQWLAPPQTVSAQPFVFSQCQSIHARSIFPCHDTPAARITFSLLLNVPAQLSAVAAARHVTRRDALPSDHRGACDDALWCAPGRIVEEFQMEQSVPPYLFAFAAGGIGFRDLGPRTRVYAEGGDKVLDEAAREFAGVEEMVKVGEALFGPYEWERFDLLVLPPSFPYGGMENPRMVFLTPTVIKGDAAGAQVVAHELAHSWTGNLITNKTNEDFWLNEGFTTYAERRIVEVVQGEERAALNMGIGWRGLNRMMERFKDNMEFTKLKPNMVGIDPDDVYSQVPYEKGFQFLWRIEREVGRPAFDEFIKKYIATFKFQSIDTETFLEFLKTNIPEIENKIDLRLWVEGTGIPPDAMEPDSAIYRKICSLAAEFKSGKLPSEDEVADWSGQEWELYLENLPIDVEASQVTALDERYKLSESLDYEIKVGFLQLAIPTGCKCYFNEVEKCLKQVGRMKYLRPLYSSLAKCSGEEKMLAQRIFSEAQEFYHPIARSVAESILSKHS; encoded by the exons ATGGCGCCGGTGGATCCCCACTCCTACACCGACGGCGCGCATCCGGTGGTCTCGCACGCCGCGCTCGCCTTCTACCTCGACTTCACCGCCTCCACCATCCACGCCTCCGCGCTGCTGACCCTCTCCGCGCCGCATTCCGGCGATCTCCTCCTCGACACCCGCGCCCTCGCCGTCCActccgcctccaccgcctcTGACCCGCCAGATCccatcctcttctccctcgccacCGCCCCGGACCCCGTCCTCGGCTCCGCCCTCACGCTCACCCTGCCCCCGGACACCTCCTCCTTCCGGCTCACCTTCTCCAcctcccccgccgcctccgcgcTGCAGTGGCTGGCCCCGCCGCAGACCGTCTCCGCCCAGCCCTTCGTCTTCTCGCAGTGCCAATCCATCCACGCCCGCTCCATCTTCCCCTGCCACGACACCCCCGCCGCGCGCAtcaccttctccctcctcctcaaCGTTCCCGCCCagctctccgccgtcgccgccgcgcgccACGTCACCCGCCGGGATGCGCTTCCCTCCGACCACCGCGGCGCGTGCGACGACGCGCTGTGGTGCGCGCCGGGCCGCATCGTCGAGGAGTTCCAGATGGAGCAGTCCGTGCCGCCCTACCTCTTCGCGTTCGCCGCCGGTGGGATCGGGTTCAGGGACCTCGGGCCGAGGACGAGGGTGTACGCCGAGGGAGGGGACAAGGTTCTGGACGAGGCGGCGAGGGAGTTCGCCGGGGTGGAGGAGATGGTCAAGGTCGGGGAGGCGCTGTTTGGGCCATATGAATGGGAGAGGTTTGATCTGCTTGTGCTGCCACCGAGTTTTCCCTACGGAGGCATGGAGAACCCCAGGATGGTGTTCCTCACTCCGACAGTGATCAAGGGGGACGCTGCAGGTGCGCAGGTTGTGGCGCATGAACTCGCGCATAGCTGGACCGGCAATCTGATTACCAACAAAACCAATGAAGATTTCTGGCTAAATGAG GGATTCACAACATATGCTGAGAGGAGGATTGTTGAGGTTGTCCAAGGGGAGGAGCGGGCGGCCTTGAACATGGGAATTGGATGGAGGGGGTTGAACAGAATGATGGAGAGGTTTAAGGATAACATGGAGTTCACCAAGTTGAAGCCGAATATGGTAGGGATTGACCCTGATGATGTGTATTCTCAAGTGCCCTACGAGAAAGGGTTCCAGTTTCTTTGGCGCATCGAGCGTGAG GTTGGTCGACCTGCATTTGACGAGTTCATAAAGAAGTACATTGCCACGTTCAAGTTCCAATCGATTGACACAGAGACATTTCTTGAATTCCTGAAAACCAACATACCTGAGATAGAAAACAAAATTGACCTTCGCCTGTGGGTTGAAGGGACCGGTATCCCCCCTGATGCCATGGAACCAGATTCCGCTATTTACAGAAAAATCTGCTCCTTAGCTGCAGAGTTCAAGTCTGGGAAACTTCCAAGTGAAGATGAGGTGGCAGACTGGAGTGGGCAGGAATGGGAGCTTTACTTGGAAAATCTTCCTATAGATGTTGAAGCCTCACAG GTTACTGCTCTTGATGAACGGTACAAGCTATCGGAAAGCCTTGACTACGAGATCAAAGTTGGGTTCCTCCAGCTGGCGATCCCCACTGGGTGCAAGTGCTACTTCAACGAGGTTGAGAAATGCTTGAAGCAAGTGGGAAGGATGAAGTACCTCCGCCCGCTCTACAGCTCACTGGCCAAGTGCTCCGGCGAGGAGAAGATGCTGGCGCAGAGGATCTTCTCGGAGGCTCAAGAGTTTTACCACCCAATAGCTCGCAGTGTTGCGGAGAGCATTTTGTCGAAGCATAGCTGA
- the LOC133913648 gene encoding protein SODIUM POTASSIUM ROOT DEFECTIVE 2-like, translating into MAPLLFRDMKGLSCSSPASTAICPSLERQPMVRSHKAIVSASPLSQVPTEPSTHRHDGKKGQHHKAVAHGGGLVSPAGSSRYLLSGRAAAAAAAAEEIQEVESAPAVDASREEASQVADAKSTQAQEQVVVLKVSLHCKACAGKVKKHLSKMEGVTSFDIDFAAKKVTVVGDVTPLGVLNSVSKVKNAQLWVAPPAIAA; encoded by the exons ATGGCTCCTCTGCTCTTCAGGGACATGAAGGGCCTTTCGTGCTCGTCTCCGGCTTCCACCGCGATATGCCCGAGTTTGGAGCGGCAGCCGATGGTCCGGTCACACAAGGCCATTGTTAGTGCTAGCCCTCTGTCTCAGGTTCCCACCGAGCCCAGTACACACAGGCATGACGGCAAGAAAGGGCAGCATCACAAGGCCGTCGCACACGGTGGTGGCCTCGTCAGCCCGGCCGGCTCGTCCAGGTACCTGCTGAgcggccgcgccgccgccgccgccgccgccgccgaggagatCCAGGAGGTGGAGTCTGCACCGGCCGTTGATGCCAGTAGGGAGGAAGCAAGTCAAGTAGCTGATGCGAAGAGCACACAGGCGCAGGAGCAG GTAGTTGTGCTGAAGGTATCCCTGCACTGCAAAGCATGCGCAGGGAAAGTGAAGAAGCACCTCTCCAAGATGGAAG GTGTGACATCGTTCGACATCGACTTCGCGGCCAAGAAGGTGACGGTGGTCGGCGACGTGACGCCGCTGGGCGTGCTCAACAGCGTGTCCAAGGTGAAGAACGCCCAGCTCTGGGTGGCGCCGCCGGCGATCGCCgcctga
- the LOC133913649 gene encoding chalcone--flavanone isomerase-like has protein sequence MAVSEVAVDGFVFPPVARPPGSGRSHFLAGAGVRGMEIGGNFIKFTAIGVYVEDAAVPALARRWAGKTADELASDAAFFRNVVTGEFEKFTRVTMILPLTGEQYSEKVTENCVAYWKATGVYTDAEGVAVEKFKEAFKPETFLPGASILFTHSPTGVLTVAFTKDSSVPEAGGVAIENRALCEAVLESIIGEHGVSPAAKLSIATRVSELLKGTTSDDAP, from the exons ATGGCCGTGTCGGAGGTGGCGGTGGACGGCTTCGTCTTCCCGCCGGTGGCCCGGCCGCCGGGCTCCGGCCGCTCGCACTTCCTCGCCGGCGCAG GCGTGCGAGGGATGGAGATTGGAGGTAACTTCATCAAGTTCACCGCCATCGGCGTGTACGTGGAGGACGCGGCCGTGCCGGCGCTGGCCAGGCGGTGGGCCGGGAAGACCGCCGACGAGCTTGCCTCCGATGCTGCCTTCTTCCGCAACGTTGTCACGG GCGAGTTCGAGAAGTTCACGAGGGTGACGATGATCCTGCCGCTCACCGGCGAGCAGTACTCGGAGAAAGTCACGGAGAACTGCGTGGCGTACTGGAAGGCCACTGGCGTGTACACGGACGCCGAGGGCGTGGCGGTGGAGAAGTTCAAGGAGGCCTTCAAGCCCGAGACCTTCCTGCCGGGCGCGTCCATCCTCTTCACCCACTCACCCACCGGAGTCCTCACC GTCGCGTTCACCAAAGACTCATCGGTGCCGGAGGCCGGCGGTGTGGCGATAGAGAACAGGGCGCTCTGCGAGGCCGTGCTGGAGTCCATCATCGGGGAGCACGGCGTCTCGCCGGCGGCGAAGCTGAGCATCGCGACGAGGGTGTCGGAGCTCCTCAAGGGGACCACCTCCGACGATGCGCCTTAG
- the LOC133913650 gene encoding uncharacterized protein LOC133913650 — protein MGGPSAGGRRVWARRSCRTGGGGGGVVRRTVAVPESAIGASTAWRRKEGFAHVDKQRRVHGVLLDFRCCTGSTRQEDNLLWDVVGEFKHKSSHRSSIRCLPDAQRNVTEISHMQSSVIVEINGCDAPSGVLADSQKISIPWTRENKISTNNDLCHASSTDSGLPIRPKYHLFNSSNNVKNPPAVKSCSNMNRFSYQLVKRAERSASTKMGSTSPNCSLSEKMSLLHQPRNGGNHQNQNRISALNRRHKIVNPREAINLLSIERVHDQPDSSLGRHSQAMFDNALVRQNQLCCSEQLNQKTPEQLWSSVSSECEKAVCFSSGDSVDDLQVSSSSDTSDNSNLSSLGFANDQWKMTFKKIYCPLAARLDSAPVIYHKEIGQPSPVSVLEPPSEDCSNSENIKRESADPYDFQLGLELVKFPPMETAAEFSSTGGTCDHLSSEMESSNDEPIQLVDDILEEFEDEEERDFSYLLDILIASGIHGTAEDQLYRVCQSLDHPAGYDVFEKLEKKYAKVVRWSKSDRKLLFDIVNTILSQILAPCLDMQPWVNIARNLAPIWGSEGLLEKVLQVLGQRREELALCKPKPEKKSFDQKWPDLADCIDRAGRDIEKMIKDDLLEELFLELLFS, from the exons ATGGGCGGGCCGAGCGCGGGAGGCCGGCGGGTGTGGGCGCGGCGGTCGTGCCGGacggggggaggaggaggcggggtcGTGAGGCGGACGGTCGCTGTGCCGGAATCAGCGATCGGGGCGAGCACGGCCTGGCGGCGAAAGGAAG GGTTTGCTCATGTGGACAAACAACGACGTGTTCATGGAGTACTATTGGATTTCAGGTGTTGCACTGGATCCACAAGACAAGAAGATAAT CTTTTGTGGGATGTTGTTGGGGAATTTAAGCATAAGAGCTCCCACAGAAGTTCTATAAGATGTCTCCCAGATGCACAGAGAAATGTAACAGAAATCAGCCATATGCAGTCTTCAGTGATTGTGGAAATAAATGGGTGTGATGCGCCAAGTGGAGTCCTAGCAGATTCTCAGAAAATTTCTATTCCATGGACAAGAGAGAATAAAATCTCCACCAATAATGATTTGTGTCATGCAAGCAGCACTGATTCAGGATTGCCCATTCGGCCTAAATATCATCTCTTCAATTCCAGCAACAACGTGAAGAATCCTCCAGCTGTAAAGAGCTGTAGTAATATGAATCGTTTCAGTTATCAACTGGTCAAAAGAGCTGAAAGATCAGCTTCTACAAAGATGGGTTCAACAAGTCCAAATTGTTCCCTTTCTGAGAAAATGTCCTTGCTACATCAACCACGGAATGGTGGCAATCATCAGAATCAAAACCGCATTAGTGCTTTGAATCGAAGACATAAAATTGTGAATCCTAGAGAAGCAATCAACCTGCTAAGTATAGAGAGGGTTCATGACCAGCCTGATTCCTCACTGGGAAGACATTCACAGGCTATGTTCGATAATGCATTAGTTCGACAAAATCAACTGTGCTGTTCAGAACAACTCAATCAAAAAACACCTGAACAATTATGGAGCTCTGTATCCAGTGAATGTGAGAAGGCCGTATGCTTTTCCTCAGGTGACAGTGTTGATGATTTGCAAGTATCGTCTTCAAGTGACACTAGTGATAATTCTAACTTATCATCTCTGGGatttgctaatgatcaatggaAGATGACTTTCAAGAAG ATATACTGCCCTCTTGCTGCACGCCTAGATTCTGCGCCTGTCATTTACCACAAAGAGATAGGTCAGCCTAGTCCAGTATCTGTTCTTGAACCTCCATCTGAAGATTGCTCCAATTCTGAAAACATCAAGCGAGAGTCAGCAGATCCGTATG ATTTCCAACTGGGACTTGAGCTTGTCAAATTTCCACCCATGGAGACTGCCGCAGAGTTCAGTAGTACTGGTGGAACTTGTGACCACTTATCCTCTGAGATGGAGTCAAGTAACGATGAACCTATACAACTGGTTGACGATATTCttgaagaatttgaagatgaagAGGAGAGAGACTTTTCTTACTTGCTGGATATACTAATTGCTTCTGGCATTCACGGCACTGCAGAAGATCAGTTGTACAGGGTGTGTCAGTCTCTCGACCACCCTGCAGGTTATGATGTATTTGAGAAGCTTGAAAAGAAGTATGCCAAAGTTGTTCGATGGTCAAAATCAGATAGGAAGCTTTTATTCGATATCGTGAACACCATATTGTCTCAGATCCTTGCTCCATGCTTAGACATGCAACCTTGGGTAAATATTGCTAGGAACTTGGCTCCCATATGGGGTTCAGAGGGTCTCTTGGAAAAAGTCTTGCAGGTTTTAGGTCAGAGACGGGAAGAACTTGCACTGTGTAAACCTAAGCCTGAGAAGAAATCATTTGATCAGAAGTGGCCAGATTTAGCAGATTGCATTGATAGGGCAGGAAGGGATATTGagaaaatgataaaagatgatctTTTGGAAGAGCTGTTTCTGGAGCTGCTGTTCAGTTAG